The sequence GTGTGTACCTGTTGAAACTGAAGGACGGTGAAACAATAGCCAACCTCCGATTCACCGTGACAAAATAACAACGACCATTACGATAGATACAAGCGCCGGGCAAATGCCCGGCGTTTTGTTTTAAATGCCAACTACTCTTGCATGTCAAAAAATATTAAATTATATTTGATGACAATCTATTCGTTAACCACAAACACGACCAAGTATTATGAAAGCACTATTAGTTTGCCTCTCAGCAATTATCCTCCAGGCCGGAAGCTGCGGCGACGATGGAGGTTCAGCTAATTGCCCGCCATGTGAGCGCCAACACGTGGACTCGACTGCTACTCTTGAACCCAAAAAGTACGGAAAGGAAATGATAGACAATTATTCACGCCCGGAGACAAAGTATGTGGGCGTGCAACAAATGTCAATGAATGTAAAAGATCTGCAGGCATTGGTAAACATGTGTATGCGAGATAATAGAGAAACCATCAACGTATACTTTGCTTCACTAACTCCTCCCGCGGCAGAATCATACGTAAGGGATAATAGCATGGAGCCATCTCTGGTACCCCTGGCAACCAATCAGCCTATAGTATTAATGGGGTATAACCGCGACAAGGTATTCAATGTGAGAACGATGATCTGCCCTCCACCTGCTACCTGCGGTATGGATGCTGACCGGTAATCTTTACGCTTTACTATTTTGATTCAGAAGAATGGGGTTCGGCAACGGCCCCATTTTCTTCATGGTGTTTGAGACTGGAGATAACAGCAAGCGCCATTTTTCTTGCAGAGAATCGGTGTCGCCACCTGACCAGTTTTTTGGAATTGAGAAAATGCACCATCTTTTCCTCCAGCACATGGTGCAACGGTAATAACATGGAGAGCAATACTATTTTCACTAGCCAGATCTTTAACGGCTCACCATGCATCATGTCGTGTATCTTATGATCAGCGATCAGGATAACAAATTCAAAGAACAGGATAAAAGCAAAAAAACCCAGAATACGGATCATTATCCGGGAAACAGGGAAAAAGCCAAGGAATATGAGCACCGTAAATATTGCCGCTATAGATAACGTTATTACCATGTATTGAATATTGTGCCTGCGTGTCTCATCCTGCGCCTGCAGCTCTGCATCTTTCTGACGCTTTTTATTCAGGTTGTCGATCTCAAGAACGGCAAGGTCTTCTTCTTTGGCTATGGCATTAACTGAATCCCTGAAATTCATGTACTTCTGCTTGTAATCGTAGGCGGTCTTGTAATCCCGCTTCAGATAGTAAAGTTGGCTCAGGTCGTTCAGTGTGCTCATCAGGTAATTGGTGCTGGACGTCGTGTAGCATATTCCCAATGTTTTTTCGTACATCGCTATTGCCTGTGGTATACTATCTATATCGCGATAGTAAGATGCCAGTTCGCCGAAGAAACGCTGTTTGATATGGATGTTATATCGCTGATCCAATGAAGGCATGGCTGTCTTGAAAAACGGGTAAGCTAATTCCGGTTTGCCACCGTAATAGTACACCTCAGCCATGATCCAATCAAAATAGTTGGGGCCGGTCTTTTCCCATACATGCTTCAATGCAGGGTTATCAGCTACGTATCTCAACGGTTCATTCACATTTCCCTGAAGCAATTTGTATGAGAAACGAAATTTTCTCGCTTCCATTACGCCAAAGAGATCACCTATGGACTCTGCCAGTGCCTCAGCTTTATCAAGATACTCAAGTCCAATTGCATAGTCATTAAATATACCCATCGCAAGGTAATCATCAACAAGTCCCCTGTTATTGTGATTGAACTTGTTCAACTCAATGCTTTTGAACAGGTAATCGATAGCCTCTTCTTTTTTGCCCATTTTGGCATAGAGATCAGCAAAATAGTGGTATACCAATGGAAGAAGTACCGGATGCCGGGTTTCATTGGCTATATCGAAGGCGTAAGAATAGTGTTTGTACGCCATGAGAATGTTCTTCTGGTTTTTGTAAACACAACCTAACCATAGAGCGCTCGTAGCTTTTAAAGAATCGTTGTTGGTGATAATGGCAGTACTATATGAATGGTTGGCATACTTCATCGCTTTTTCAAATTCACCTTCTCGCAGGTAAAACAATGAAAGTAGCGTATAGCCCTGAACTATGTGCTCATCATCTCTATTGGCCCTGGCGTAGGATAATGCTCGTTCTATGTATTCTAGTGTAGTTGCCGATGCTTCCCTGGTAACAATATTTTGACTGTTACGCGTTACCGTGCCCAGAAGTATATACCGTGGATTATTAAAATGAGTAGCCGTTATCAAATTCTTGTTCCTTGTCTCTTCAGCCAGCATGATCTGTTTTTCAACGATGCTGTCGGCTATTGCATCTTCACGGATGGCGTAATAATAGCCTGCCAGCTTACCAAGGTGATAGATGCGTTCGGAATCTGAAGCGGCTTTACTGTAGCTTTCCTGGAAAGTTTCGGGACGAAAGCTTTTGGCAACAACTGCCTGAACAGTGAATAGCAGGATGGCAAAAAAGGTAATAAAACGAATAGGCTTGCAATACATGACCATGTATTTATTAAGCCAAAAGATAATAAGATTGTTCTGGATATTCTAGCCATCTGTATGGCGAGTTTGCCCTAAATAAAAAACAGGCGTTGTGGAGACGCCTGTTTTATTACAGCTTTTATGCTTCACCGGGTTCTCCGGCAGTTCCTAGTCTTTCGCGTATCACTTTACCGCTAATGTGATAACCAAATAACGGTGCCAACAAGCACAGATCAAATACTGCGGTTGCCAACGGCAGAAGGCCTGCGATGATAAGAGGGGCATTAATACCGCCGGCATAGTTATACCCCCACGCCAGCATAGAAAAACCTATAATACCCCTGGCCCATCTGCCTGCTCCTCCTGCCATAAACCTGAAAAAGTCTCTCATAGCAAATGGTTTTTAGTTCCGCCAACTACAAGGAAAAATTATACCGCCGGGCTCTTAATGCCTGTGTTTTAACGGTTTAGAAAAAAATTGTGTTAACATATTTTGACAAGCAGTGCGAGTTCAAAAACTTGAAAAGCTGTAGCTTACGTACCTTTAACTGTGCGACAGAACGAACAAAACCATCAAGCGATATCAAGGCTCACGGCCTTGTGGGCGCTGGCAGAAAGTGGCCTTGGTGGCTGGATGCATGCCCTACACCTTCCTTTAACGGGCATTTTCGTAGGGGGGGCAGCAGTGGTTATGGTAGCACTGATAGCCCGTTATAGCCATTTCAGCTACCGCGAGGTGCTGCAAGCAACGCTGCTGGTGATGCTGGTGAAATTTGCAGCCAGTCCGCAATCACCACCGCAGGCGTATATAGCGGTTGGTTTCCAGGGTTTGGCTGGTGCGCTGTTATACAGGTTGATCCCCAATTTTACGTTGGCTTCAGTAGTGTTTGGCATAGTTGCTATGCTGGAGTCAGCACTGCAAAAGCTCATCTTTATGACGCTGATCTATGGGCGATCGCTATGGGAGGCGCTGGATGTATTTTTTGAGAATATTATTAAGTCATTCTCTTTGCCGGCAGATATGTCCTTCAGCTATTGGCTGATAGCGGGCTATACAGGATTGTATGCTGCATGGGGCTTGCTGCTCGGTATATGGATTTCGCACCTGCCGGAAAGGATAAGGAACCGGGCGGCTATAATCAGCGATCAGTTTCGCGAATTGCACCCGACGGAGGAAGCAACACTTGCCCACGGCAGAAAGAAAAAGAGCAAGCTGCTGCCAATGTTATTGGTCATGGGTATTATTGCGGGCATATTCCTGCTGGCTGGCGGAGCCGGCCTGGGCAAGGCCGAATATGTGATACTCAGAACCCTCGCAGCACTTGTATTGATATTTGGCGT comes from Polluticoccus soli and encodes:
- a CDS encoding tetratricopeptide repeat protein, with amino-acid sequence MYCKPIRFITFFAILLFTVQAVVAKSFRPETFQESYSKAASDSERIYHLGKLAGYYYAIREDAIADSIVEKQIMLAEETRNKNLITATHFNNPRYILLGTVTRNSQNIVTREASATTLEYIERALSYARANRDDEHIVQGYTLLSLFYLREGEFEKAMKYANHSYSTAIITNNDSLKATSALWLGCVYKNQKNILMAYKHYSYAFDIANETRHPVLLPLVYHYFADLYAKMGKKEEAIDYLFKSIELNKFNHNNRGLVDDYLAMGIFNDYAIGLEYLDKAEALAESIGDLFGVMEARKFRFSYKLLQGNVNEPLRYVADNPALKHVWEKTGPNYFDWIMAEVYYYGGKPELAYPFFKTAMPSLDQRYNIHIKQRFFGELASYYRDIDSIPQAIAMYEKTLGICYTTSSTNYLMSTLNDLSQLYYLKRDYKTAYDYKQKYMNFRDSVNAIAKEEDLAVLEIDNLNKKRQKDAELQAQDETRRHNIQYMVITLSIAAIFTVLIFLGFFPVSRIMIRILGFFAFILFFEFVILIADHKIHDMMHGEPLKIWLVKIVLLSMLLPLHHVLEEKMVHFLNSKKLVRWRHRFSARKMALAVISSLKHHEENGAVAEPHSSESK
- a CDS encoding YgaP family membrane protein; translation: MRDFFRFMAGGAGRWARGIIGFSMLAWGYNYAGGINAPLIIAGLLPLATAVFDLCLLAPLFGYHISGKVIRERLGTAGEPGEA